CATTGCTGACAGCCATATGTCATGAAAACTTCATACAGGTCTCCTGGGCAAAGTCGAGCAAACCCAGCAAGGCCcttcattttaatgtaaaattcaCCGATGAGGTTTTCCATTTCTGCTTCAAGAGTGGCCATATTCCTAGCATACTCTTTaagatgtttatttatattacacaaACCCTGTCGAGATGCTTTGCTATTACTGGATGCTGCAAAAGCTTGCTTCATCCTACAAGCCCCTTCGCGTATACGCTTTTGGATGCAATAGTTCTCATACAAGTCTTCTACCTTATTGATGTGAAGTCTCAGCCTTTGGATATAGCTCTTGGTTGTCCTGGTTTGCTTTTCAAGATTATATCGATCTCTTACTTTTGACGTTACCGTCATATCTTGCAGCTGGACAGTTAAGTTGTCGAGCACGTTCTGGTGATATTTTAGACACTCATCAAGCCCACTAATCAAGGCTCCATATACTTCTTTTACTCTTTCTGGGCAAGGCACATTGGAGGAACGTCTGCCTTTCCGAccaagcaaatacatttttgtttgcttgGCTTCTGGCCTCTTAGCAGCTGATGATCTACCACAG
This sequence is a window from Spea bombifrons isolate aSpeBom1 chromosome 2, aSpeBom1.2.pri, whole genome shotgun sequence. Protein-coding genes within it:
- the LOC128473629 gene encoding rho family-interacting cell polarization regulator 2-like, giving the protein MSGSPHAFLLGGPNKILKCQPFAAFCGRSSAAKRPEAKQTKMYLLGRKGRRSSNVPCPERVKEVYGALISGLDECLKYHQNVLDNLTVQLQDMTVTSKVRDRYNLEKQTRTTKSYIQRLRLHINKVEDLYENYCIQKRIREGACRMKQAFAASSNSKASRQGLCNINKHLKEYARNMATLEAEMENLIGEFYIKMKGLAGFARLCPGDLYEVFMTYGCQQWKLKGKIEAKNLQSWDGLDMFFRPSINSLFSINVAEVKAIVPNLPVGSVSFDTKNFFTAPTQTFTADVNELGTIGIHLEVTWCPFKQND